In a single window of the Thermotoga sp. KOL6 genome:
- the leuC gene encoding 3-isopropylmalate dehydratase large subunit — translation MTLAEKILSRKAGRSVEPGEFLLLEPDVALANDITAPLAIKKFREYGGKRVKYPERTVLVPDHFTPNKDIKSAMQVKVVREFAREQGIEMFFEIGRMGIEHVLLPEEGIVKSGDFVVGADSHTCTYGALGAFATGVGSTDIAGFYLIGKVWIRVPESIKVWLKGKFKEMVTAKDLVLKLISILGVDGANYKAIEFSGPGVKEISMDGRFTISNMAIEAGGKTGLFPVDEITISYEKERGIEVEEMYPDEDAKYVKELELDLSELEPQVAYPFLPSNAKDVSVAEREKIKIDQVVIGSCTNGRIEDLRLAAQILEGRTVAPNVRCIVIPGSQRVYKQALREGFIDVFIDAGCVVSTPTCGPCLGGHMGVLAEGEIAVSTTNRNFVGRMGHPNSKVFLASPAVAAASAVKGYIADPRKL, via the coding sequence ATGACTCTCGCTGAAAAAATTCTCTCCAGAAAGGCTGGAAGAAGTGTGGAGCCTGGAGAGTTTCTCCTCTTGGAACCAGACGTTGCCCTTGCCAACGATATAACAGCTCCTCTTGCAATAAAGAAATTCAGGGAATATGGTGGCAAAAGAGTAAAATATCCAGAACGAACGGTGCTTGTCCCGGATCACTTCACTCCGAACAAAGATATAAAATCTGCTATGCAGGTGAAAGTGGTTAGGGAATTCGCTCGTGAGCAAGGTATAGAAATGTTCTTTGAAATAGGCAGAATGGGAATAGAACACGTTCTTCTTCCAGAGGAAGGAATAGTGAAATCCGGTGATTTTGTGGTGGGAGCAGACTCACACACGTGTACTTATGGCGCTTTGGGAGCTTTCGCAACGGGTGTTGGTTCTACGGACATAGCAGGTTTCTATCTCATAGGGAAGGTATGGATTCGTGTTCCAGAAAGCATAAAAGTATGGCTCAAGGGAAAGTTCAAGGAAATGGTAACAGCTAAAGATCTGGTTTTGAAGCTCATCTCCATTCTTGGAGTCGACGGAGCCAACTACAAAGCGATAGAATTCAGTGGTCCTGGAGTGAAAGAAATATCCATGGATGGAAGATTCACTATATCGAACATGGCCATTGAAGCGGGAGGAAAAACGGGTCTCTTTCCAGTGGACGAGATCACGATTTCTTACGAAAAAGAAAGAGGAATAGAGGTCGAGGAGATGTATCCGGATGAAGATGCCAAATATGTGAAAGAGCTGGAATTGGATCTTTCCGAACTGGAACCCCAAGTTGCCTATCCTTTCCTTCCTTCTAACGCGAAAGATGTTTCTGTAGCAGAGAGAGAGAAGATAAAGATAGATCAAGTGGTGATAGGAAGCTGTACCAACGGTAGAATAGAAGATTTAAGGCTTGCAGCTCAAATATTGGAAGGAAGAACTGTTGCTCCGAATGTTCGTTGTATTGTGATTCCAGGTTCTCAAAGAGTGTACAAACAGGCTTTGAGAGAAGGATTCATAGATGTATTCATCGATGCGGGTTGTGTGGTTTCAACTCCAACTTGTGGGCCTTGTCTTGGGGGGCACATGGGTGTACTTGCAGAAGGAGAAATAGCGGTCTCCACGACCAACAGGAATTTTGTGGGGAGGATGGGGCATCCGAACAGTAAGGTTTTTCTTGCCTCGCCCGCTGTTGCAGCGGCCAGTGCTGTAAAAGGATACATAGCGGATCCAAGAAAATTGTGA
- the leuA gene encoding 2-isopropylmalate synthase, giving the protein MRRIKIFDTTLRDGEQSPGASMSVEEKVEVSLMLEDLGVDLIEAGFPVSSPVQFEAVKRVASAVQKPIVVGLARCVEKDIEAAYEALKDRPKEKRMIHVFIATSPIHRKYKLRMEKEEILERIKRYVAYAKQFFDLVEFSAEDATRTEIPFLIEAYKTAIESGATTINVPDTVGYALPSEFGELIKTLKGGVPGIENVDLSVHCHNDLGLAVANSLAAVQNGADQVEVTLNGIGERAGNCALEEFVMILKVRKDKLPFETGIRTELIYPASRLLTHITGLIPSRNKPIVGENVFLHESGIHQDGVLKHRETYEIMKPSDIGRSSETLVLGRHSGKHALRKKLETYGIKLDDETFQKVFEKFTELADRKKEVYDDDLFSIVSEVLKEPLNGYKLVHFHVHTGNSLLPTAAVVLQVGNEKKEAAEAGNGPVDAIFKAIDKALGIQPKLEEYIIQAVGTGKNAQGEVKLTININGELYSGRGVSTDIVEASAIAYINAINKYLISKGLLRKNGGVE; this is encoded by the coding sequence ATGAGGAGGATTAAGATATTCGATACCACTTTGAGGGATGGGGAGCAGTCTCCTGGGGCTTCTATGTCTGTAGAAGAAAAAGTGGAAGTGTCTCTCATGCTTGAGGATCTAGGAGTAGATCTCATTGAAGCAGGTTTTCCCGTTTCTTCACCGGTTCAGTTCGAGGCAGTTAAAAGAGTAGCATCAGCAGTGCAAAAACCTATCGTGGTTGGTCTTGCGAGGTGTGTGGAAAAGGACATAGAAGCTGCATATGAAGCCCTTAAAGATCGTCCCAAAGAAAAACGAATGATACACGTTTTCATAGCAACTTCTCCCATCCACCGAAAATACAAGTTAAGAATGGAGAAAGAAGAGATCCTTGAAAGAATAAAAAGGTACGTTGCTTACGCCAAACAGTTCTTCGATCTTGTTGAGTTCTCCGCAGAAGATGCTACTAGAACAGAGATTCCTTTCCTAATTGAAGCCTACAAAACGGCGATTGAATCTGGAGCGACAACCATTAACGTTCCCGATACTGTGGGATACGCTCTTCCAAGTGAATTTGGTGAACTCATAAAAACCTTGAAAGGGGGAGTCCCGGGAATAGAAAACGTGGATCTTTCAGTACACTGTCACAATGACCTTGGACTTGCTGTAGCCAATTCACTCGCAGCTGTTCAGAACGGAGCAGACCAAGTGGAAGTGACGTTGAACGGAATAGGTGAAAGAGCGGGGAATTGTGCTTTGGAAGAGTTCGTGATGATATTGAAAGTGAGGAAAGACAAACTCCCCTTTGAAACGGGCATAAGGACTGAACTTATTTATCCTGCTTCGAGGCTTCTCACTCACATAACAGGATTGATACCTTCGAGAAATAAGCCGATCGTGGGTGAAAACGTCTTTCTCCACGAATCAGGAATTCATCAAGATGGTGTACTGAAACACAGAGAAACCTATGAGATCATGAAACCGTCGGACATCGGACGATCATCAGAAACGCTTGTTCTTGGGAGGCATTCAGGGAAACATGCACTTAGAAAGAAACTCGAGACCTATGGTATAAAACTCGATGACGAAACTTTCCAAAAAGTCTTCGAAAAATTCACAGAACTTGCCGACAGAAAGAAAGAAGTTTACGACGACGATCTCTTTTCCATCGTTTCCGAAGTTTTAAAGGAACCTTTAAACGGTTACAAACTTGTTCATTTCCACGTTCACACGGGGAACAGCCTACTCCCTACGGCTGCTGTTGTGCTTCAGGTTGGCAACGAAAAGAAAGAGGCAGCTGAGGCAGGAAATGGACCTGTTGACGCCATCTTCAAGGCCATAGACAAGGCTTTGGGGATTCAGCCGAAACTCGAAGAGTACATAATACAAGCGGTTGGAACTGGTAAGAACGCCCAGGGGGAGGTAAAATTGACGATCAACATAAACGGAGAGTTGTACAGCGGAAGAGGAGTGTCAACCGACATTGTTGAAGCGTCCGCAATAGCTTACATAAACGCTATAAACAAGTATCTTATATCCAAAGGGCTTTTGAGGAAAAATGGAGGTGTTGAATGA
- the carA gene encoding glutamine-hydrolyzing carbamoyl-phosphate synthase small subunit — protein sequence MSKALLALEDGSFFFGRSLGAEGETFGELVFNTGMTGYQEVLTDPSYTGQIVVMTYPEIGIYGVNEEDVESDGIKVAGFVVYRSVNVPSNWRATKSFPEYLKENNIVAIEGVDTRALTRKIRVKGAMKGAISTYDLNPESLVKRVKESPSIVGRDLAGLVTPKNIVKENKDGDFSVVVLDSGVKWGILRDLKRVGARVVRVPYGVEIEDIKKLNPDGILISNGPGDPAALHKTVNLIKELLKEEIPLAGICLGHQLLGLAVGGRTYKMKFGHRGINHPVKDLRTGRVLITTHNHGFAVDPKSFGLPELGSEDQDANVLTKNLQKISVLEGKSPQGIKIEVTHISLNDGTLEGMRLVDYPAFSVQYHPEASPGPHDAKYFFEEFKRLIKEVK from the coding sequence ATGTCAAAGGCTCTTCTCGCCTTGGAAGATGGATCGTTTTTTTTTGGCCGAAGTTTGGGTGCAGAAGGTGAAACGTTCGGCGAGTTGGTTTTCAACACGGGTATGACCGGTTACCAGGAAGTCCTCACAGATCCCTCCTACACAGGCCAAATCGTTGTCATGACCTATCCAGAGATCGGTATCTACGGAGTAAACGAAGAAGATGTAGAATCGGATGGGATAAAAGTTGCTGGATTCGTTGTCTACAGAAGCGTGAATGTTCCTTCCAATTGGAGAGCTACCAAATCTTTCCCCGAATATTTGAAAGAGAACAATATTGTTGCAATCGAAGGAGTAGACACAAGAGCACTTACAAGGAAAATTCGTGTGAAAGGTGCGATGAAAGGAGCGATATCCACTTATGATTTGAACCCGGAATCTCTGGTAAAACGAGTAAAAGAAAGCCCAAGCATAGTTGGAAGAGATCTCGCAGGTCTCGTAACACCGAAAAATATCGTGAAGGAGAACAAAGATGGAGATTTCTCTGTAGTGGTTTTAGATTCAGGTGTGAAGTGGGGCATTCTTAGGGATTTAAAAAGAGTGGGAGCACGTGTCGTAAGAGTTCCGTACGGTGTTGAGATAGAGGATATCAAGAAACTCAATCCAGATGGAATTTTGATATCAAACGGTCCGGGCGATCCAGCCGCACTTCATAAGACAGTGAATCTCATAAAAGAGCTCTTGAAAGAGGAAATCCCTCTCGCAGGAATCTGTCTTGGGCACCAGCTTCTCGGTCTTGCCGTTGGCGGGCGAACGTACAAAATGAAATTCGGTCACAGGGGCATAAATCATCCTGTTAAAGATTTGAGAACTGGACGAGTTTTGATCACAACTCACAATCATGGATTCGCAGTGGATCCCAAAAGTTTTGGTCTACCAGAATTGGGAAGCGAAGATCAAGATGCGAATGTGCTCACCAAGAATCTTCAAAAAATATCCGTTCTCGAAGGAAAGAGTCCTCAAGGAATAAAGATTGAAGTTACCCATATTTCTTTGAACGATGGAACGCTGGAAGGAATGAGGCTGGTTGATTATCCAGCCTTTTCTGTTCAATACCACCCCGAAGCTTCCCCGGGGCCACACGATGCGAAATATTTCTTTGAAGAGTTCAAACGCCTCATAAAGGAGGTAAAGTAA
- the cimA gene encoding citramalate synthase, protein MSIKIYDTTLRDGAQAFGVSFSLEDKIKIAEALDDLGVHYLEGGWPGSNPKDIAFFEVVKNMKFKNLKIAAFSSTRKANMRVEEDKNIQTLIKAETPVYTIFGKSWDLHVEKALRTTPEENLKMIYDTISYLKKFADEVIYDAEHFFDGYKANKEYALKTLKVAEEAGADCLVLADTNGGTLPHEIEKIVEEVKKHVKTSIGIHAHNDSDLAVANTLAAVRKGVVHVQGTINGLGERCGNANLCSVIPNLVLKMGFDVIPKENLKKLFDVAHLVAELSGRPHIENMPYVGDYAFAHKGGVHVSAIKRDPRTYEHIDPTLVGNRRIISISELSGKSNVLEKIKEMGLEIDSSSPKVREILEKIKELEAQGYHFEGAEASFELLVRDMLGKRKKYFEFLGFTVMTIKNKDEKSFSEATVKVKVPNEVAKRLGHEEPFEHTAAEGEGPVEALDRAVRKALEKFYPSLKNTRLADYKVRILNEQAGTRATTRVLIESSDGKRRWGTVGVSPNIIEASWIALLESLEYKLHKDEEEMRENEED, encoded by the coding sequence TTGAGTATAAAGATCTATGATACCACGTTGAGGGATGGGGCACAAGCTTTCGGAGTCTCTTTCTCTCTGGAAGATAAGATAAAGATAGCCGAGGCGCTTGATGATCTCGGGGTTCATTATTTAGAAGGCGGATGGCCAGGTTCGAATCCAAAAGATATAGCGTTTTTTGAGGTAGTTAAGAACATGAAGTTCAAAAATTTGAAAATTGCTGCTTTCAGTTCCACACGAAAAGCTAACATGAGAGTAGAGGAAGACAAGAACATACAAACCCTCATAAAAGCGGAGACACCGGTTTATACGATATTCGGAAAGAGTTGGGATTTACATGTTGAGAAAGCTCTCAGAACAACACCTGAAGAGAATCTAAAAATGATATACGACACGATTTCTTATTTGAAAAAATTTGCCGACGAGGTAATATACGACGCTGAGCACTTCTTCGACGGATACAAAGCTAACAAGGAATATGCACTCAAAACTCTGAAGGTGGCAGAAGAAGCAGGAGCGGACTGTTTAGTTCTTGCTGATACGAACGGTGGAACGCTTCCTCACGAAATTGAGAAGATCGTCGAGGAAGTAAAAAAACACGTGAAGACATCAATAGGAATACACGCACACAACGATTCGGATCTAGCAGTTGCCAACACACTTGCCGCAGTGAGAAAAGGAGTGGTTCATGTTCAGGGAACCATAAACGGTCTTGGAGAGAGATGTGGAAATGCAAACCTTTGTTCTGTGATACCAAATCTTGTTTTGAAAATGGGATTCGACGTCATCCCAAAAGAAAACCTTAAGAAACTCTTCGATGTCGCACACCTCGTTGCAGAACTTTCGGGTAGACCTCATATTGAGAACATGCCCTACGTAGGTGATTACGCTTTCGCACATAAAGGAGGTGTCCATGTTTCTGCCATAAAAAGAGATCCGAGGACCTACGAACACATCGATCCCACTCTTGTTGGAAATAGAAGAATTATTTCCATCTCTGAATTATCGGGCAAGAGTAACGTTCTGGAGAAGATAAAAGAAATGGGACTTGAGATAGACAGTTCTTCTCCGAAAGTTCGAGAAATTCTGGAGAAAATCAAAGAACTCGAAGCTCAAGGGTATCATTTCGAAGGAGCCGAAGCATCTTTTGAACTGTTGGTAAGGGATATGCTAGGGAAGAGAAAAAAATACTTTGAATTCCTTGGTTTTACGGTTATGACTATCAAAAACAAGGATGAGAAAAGTTTTTCTGAAGCAACCGTGAAGGTGAAAGTACCAAACGAAGTGGCTAAACGGTTAGGCCATGAAGAACCCTTTGAACACACGGCGGCAGAAGGAGAAGGACCGGTTGAAGCGTTGGATAGGGCTGTGAGAAAAGCATTGGAAAAATTCTATCCATCTTTGAAAAACACGAGGCTCGCTGACTACAAAGTGAGAATATTGAACGAACAAGCAGGTACCAGGGCAACAACGAGAGTTCTCATAGAATCCAGTGACGGTAAGAGAAGATGGGGAACTGTGGGTGTTTCTCCAAACATCATAGAGGCTTCTTGGATTGCCTTGTTGGAGTCTTTAGAGTACAAGCTTCATAAAGACGAAGAGGAGATGAGGGAAAATGAGGAGGATTAA
- the carB gene encoding carbamoyl-phosphate synthase large subunit, whose protein sequence is MPRREDIKRILVIGSGPITIGQAAEFDYSGTQALKALKSAGYEVVIVNSNSATIMTDPEFSDAVYIEPLTVEFLEEIIKKERPDALLPTLGGQTALNLAVELAEKGILDKYGVQLIGAKLESIKKAEDRELFKKTMEKAGLEVLRSRLVNSLGDAIETAREFGYPVIIRPSFTLGGTGGGIAFNEEELQDIVTKGLIESPVNTVLIEESVLGWKEYELEVVRDSAGNFIVVCSIENLDPMGIHTGDSITVAPSQTLTDAEYQRMRDAAYKVIDAIGIETGGSNIQFAVDPKTGRMVVIEMNPRVSRSSALASKATGYPIAKIAALLAVGFTLDEIPNYITGKTMAAFEPSIDYVVVKMPRFQLEKFPNADPRLNTQMKSVGEVMAIGRTFKEALGKALRSLELDTAPELDLEHIREHLANPTPERISYIFAAFRNGMDVDDIHELTKIDRWFLREMKACIDLEEELKQRRYDVDILRKAKEWGYSDREIAEIWETSEKEVRKMREKNKIFPVYKMVDTCAAEFEAETPYYYSTYNGVENEAIPTDREKIMILGSGPNRIGQGIEFDYTNVHGVWAFQEEGYETIMVNSNPETVSTDYDTSDRLYFEPLTAEDVLEIVRNEKPKGVVVAFGGQTPLRIAKHLVEDGVNIIGTSFESIEIAEDREKFARLLKKIGLRCPPFGTATSVEEALETAERLGYPVLVRPSYVLGGRAMAIVDTPQELERYVREAAVVSPGYPILIDKFLEDAIEIDVDVVSDGRHVWIAGLMEQIEEAGVHSGDSACVLPPVSLSENLVDEIERTVCKLVKALKIVGVANIQMAVKDEDIYIIEANPRASRTVPFVSKAIGIPVAKIAAKVMIGKSLLEVLLEHIPYPTRPGRVFERLEEVEILPTPWPKMFSVKEVVIPFHKFPGTDILLGPEMRSTGEVMGIGEDFAEAFAKAQIAAGNPLPTHGAILATIADKDKREAIPLLTHLADMGFEIYATKGTAKALQSHSVNVKIVPKVGEGRPDVIDLLDQGKISLVVNTQSSDEPLLVAVLHGRDPFKLEGRRTVGYMIRTTALKRKIPYLTTIEALRAAVSAIRKMKKGSIVKVRRLTDIWKT, encoded by the coding sequence ATGCCTAGAAGAGAGGATATAAAGAGGATCCTCGTCATAGGATCCGGGCCGATCACAATCGGACAGGCTGCCGAATTCGATTACTCTGGAACGCAGGCTCTCAAAGCTTTGAAAAGTGCGGGATACGAGGTGGTGATCGTCAATTCCAATTCTGCAACCATAATGACAGATCCAGAATTTTCTGACGCAGTTTACATAGAACCACTGACTGTGGAATTTCTCGAAGAGATTATAAAGAAAGAAAGACCTGATGCCTTACTTCCCACCCTCGGGGGACAAACTGCCTTGAATCTTGCGGTAGAGCTCGCTGAAAAAGGTATTCTGGACAAATACGGTGTTCAGTTGATAGGTGCAAAACTCGAGTCAATAAAAAAGGCAGAAGACAGAGAATTGTTCAAAAAGACGATGGAGAAGGCGGGCCTCGAGGTATTGAGAAGTAGACTCGTGAACAGTCTCGGAGATGCCATTGAAACGGCAAGAGAATTTGGTTATCCTGTTATAATAAGGCCAAGTTTCACTTTGGGAGGTACAGGTGGAGGGATTGCTTTCAACGAGGAAGAACTTCAGGACATAGTAACAAAAGGGCTCATCGAAAGCCCCGTCAACACTGTTTTGATAGAAGAATCCGTCCTCGGATGGAAAGAGTATGAGTTAGAGGTTGTGAGAGATAGTGCAGGAAATTTCATCGTAGTTTGTTCAATAGAAAATCTAGACCCCATGGGAATCCACACCGGAGATTCCATCACAGTTGCTCCATCCCAAACGCTCACGGACGCTGAATACCAAAGAATGAGAGATGCAGCATATAAAGTCATAGACGCTATCGGAATAGAAACAGGTGGATCCAACATACAATTTGCTGTTGATCCGAAAACCGGTAGGATGGTCGTAATAGAAATGAATCCTAGGGTTTCTAGATCGTCTGCCTTAGCTTCGAAAGCAACAGGATATCCAATTGCAAAGATCGCGGCTCTTCTTGCCGTTGGCTTCACTCTCGATGAAATACCAAACTACATCACAGGAAAGACCATGGCCGCGTTTGAACCTTCTATAGACTACGTCGTGGTGAAAATGCCAAGGTTTCAACTTGAAAAGTTCCCAAATGCCGATCCGAGGCTCAACACCCAGATGAAATCTGTGGGGGAAGTAATGGCGATAGGTAGAACTTTCAAAGAAGCTTTAGGAAAAGCCTTGAGATCGCTTGAACTTGATACCGCACCGGAACTAGATTTAGAACACATAAGAGAACACCTCGCCAATCCCACTCCCGAAAGAATATCTTACATCTTCGCTGCTTTTAGAAACGGAATGGATGTGGATGATATCCACGAACTCACGAAAATTGATAGATGGTTCCTAAGAGAAATGAAAGCCTGTATAGATCTGGAAGAAGAATTGAAACAGAGAAGGTACGATGTTGACATTCTCAGGAAAGCTAAGGAATGGGGCTATTCCGATAGAGAAATCGCAGAAATATGGGAAACTTCGGAAAAAGAAGTAAGAAAGATGAGAGAAAAGAATAAGATCTTCCCTGTTTACAAGATGGTAGATACCTGCGCCGCAGAATTCGAAGCAGAAACTCCTTATTACTACTCCACGTATAACGGTGTAGAAAATGAAGCGATCCCAACGGATCGAGAAAAGATCATGATCTTGGGATCTGGACCCAATAGGATAGGACAAGGAATAGAATTCGATTACACAAACGTACACGGTGTTTGGGCCTTCCAAGAAGAAGGTTACGAAACCATTATGGTCAACTCCAATCCCGAAACTGTCTCGACTGACTACGACACTTCCGATAGGTTGTATTTCGAACCACTCACAGCTGAAGACGTGCTCGAAATCGTACGAAACGAAAAACCAAAAGGTGTAGTGGTGGCTTTTGGTGGGCAAACACCATTAAGGATCGCTAAACACCTTGTGGAAGACGGCGTTAACATCATTGGAACGAGTTTTGAATCAATAGAGATAGCCGAAGATAGGGAAAAATTTGCAAGACTTCTCAAAAAAATCGGTCTGAGATGTCCTCCTTTCGGAACCGCAACATCCGTGGAAGAGGCTCTCGAAACGGCTGAACGTCTTGGATACCCAGTGTTAGTGAGGCCGAGTTATGTTCTTGGTGGCAGGGCGATGGCAATCGTTGATACTCCTCAAGAATTGGAAAGATACGTCAGAGAAGCAGCTGTGGTGTCTCCAGGGTATCCAATCCTAATAGACAAATTCCTTGAAGATGCGATAGAAATCGATGTGGATGTGGTGTCAGACGGCAGACACGTTTGGATAGCAGGCTTAATGGAGCAGATAGAAGAAGCGGGAGTTCACTCCGGAGATTCAGCATGTGTTCTCCCACCGGTGAGCTTATCTGAAAATCTTGTGGATGAAATAGAACGAACCGTTTGTAAGCTCGTGAAAGCTCTGAAGATAGTGGGAGTAGCGAACATACAGATGGCGGTGAAGGATGAAGACATCTATATCATAGAAGCGAATCCAAGGGCTTCAAGAACCGTACCTTTTGTGAGTAAAGCTATCGGTATTCCTGTCGCGAAAATAGCAGCCAAGGTCATGATAGGAAAATCTCTGCTCGAGGTTCTCCTGGAACACATTCCGTACCCCACAAGACCCGGAAGGGTTTTCGAAAGATTGGAAGAAGTTGAAATTCTTCCAACTCCATGGCCAAAGATGTTTTCAGTAAAAGAAGTTGTGATTCCGTTCCATAAATTCCCTGGAACCGATATTCTGCTTGGTCCAGAAATGCGTTCCACGGGTGAGGTTATGGGAATAGGAGAAGACTTTGCTGAAGCCTTTGCCAAGGCTCAGATTGCCGCTGGAAATCCACTACCAACACATGGAGCCATACTTGCAACGATCGCAGATAAAGATAAACGAGAAGCAATCCCATTACTCACACATCTTGCAGACATGGGATTTGAAATATACGCAACAAAAGGAACGGCAAAAGCATTACAATCACACAGTGTTAATGTCAAAATCGTCCCAAAAGTAGGCGAAGGGAGACCCGATGTCATAGACCTCCTGGATCAGGGAAAGATATCATTGGTCGTGAACACACAGTCCAGCGATGAACCGTTGCTTGTCGCAGTATTACACGGAAGGGATCCTTTCAAACTCGAAGGAAGAAGAACTGTGGGATACATGATCAGAACAACAGCTTTGAAGAGGAAAATACCGTACTTAACCACTATTGAAGCCCTCAGAGCAGCAGTGTCCGCAATCAGAAAAATGAAGAAAGGCTCCATTGTAAAAGTGAGGAGACTCACTGACATATGGAAAACGTGA
- the leuD gene encoding 3-isopropylmalate dehydratase small subunit, with protein sequence MIVKIKGKVFVFGDNVNTDEIIPARYLNTSDPQELAKYCMEDARPGFGRRDDIKGGIIVAGENFGCGSSREHAPVAIKAAGISCVVAKSFARIFFRNAINIGLPIVELKEGEFEEGDIAEVDLENGIVKNLTKGKEYKVRPYPEFLMRIMNAGGWLEYCLKELGE encoded by the coding sequence ATGATAGTGAAGATAAAGGGAAAGGTTTTTGTTTTCGGAGACAATGTGAATACCGATGAAATCATTCCAGCGAGGTACTTGAACACCTCCGATCCACAGGAGCTCGCGAAATACTGCATGGAAGATGCAAGACCAGGTTTTGGAAGGAGGGATGACATAAAGGGAGGAATCATCGTTGCAGGTGAAAATTTCGGTTGTGGCTCATCCAGAGAACACGCACCCGTTGCGATAAAGGCCGCTGGGATTTCCTGTGTTGTTGCGAAATCTTTTGCAAGAATCTTTTTTAGAAACGCTATAAATATAGGTCTTCCCATAGTGGAATTGAAAGAAGGTGAATTTGAAGAAGGGGACATTGCGGAAGTAGATCTAGAAAATGGGATTGTGAAGAATCTCACCAAAGGAAAAGAGTACAAAGTGAGACCGTATCCAGAGTTTCTCATGAGGATTATGAACGCCGGTGGGTGGCTCGAGTACTGTTTGAAGGAATTGGGGGAATGA
- the leuB gene encoding 3-isopropylmalate dehydrogenase encodes MTKIAILPGDGIGPEVVREALKVLEIVEKKMEKKFEKVFGYIGGDAIDKFGEPLPEETKKICLEADAIFLGSVGGPKWDDLPPQKRPEIGGLLALRKMLNLYANIRPIRVYKSLVTISPLKEEVIRDGVDLVTVRELSYGVYYGEPRGIDEEKGFDTMIYDRKTVERIARTAFKIARSRRKKVTSVDKANVLYSSMLWRKVVSEVAVEYPDVELSHMYVDNAAMQLVLKPSQFDVILTTNMFGDIISDESAALPGSLGLLPSASFGDKNLYEPAGGSAPDIAGKNVANPIAQILSLAMMLEYSFGMAEVARKIERAVEMVIDEGYRTKDIADDPEKAVSTSRMGDLICRKLEEIW; translated from the coding sequence ATGACGAAAATAGCGATTCTTCCAGGTGACGGTATAGGTCCAGAGGTTGTGAGAGAGGCTTTAAAAGTGTTGGAAATTGTGGAGAAAAAAATGGAAAAGAAGTTTGAAAAAGTCTTCGGTTATATTGGAGGGGACGCTATTGATAAATTTGGTGAGCCTCTCCCTGAGGAAACAAAAAAGATCTGCTTAGAGGCTGACGCCATCTTTCTTGGAAGTGTTGGAGGACCGAAATGGGACGATCTTCCTCCTCAAAAAAGGCCAGAAATAGGTGGACTTCTTGCACTGAGGAAAATGCTCAATCTCTACGCGAACATCAGACCGATAAGGGTTTACAAATCTCTCGTAACAATTTCACCGTTGAAAGAGGAGGTCATCAGAGACGGTGTTGATCTGGTTACTGTAAGAGAACTCTCTTACGGTGTTTACTATGGAGAACCGAGGGGAATCGACGAAGAGAAAGGATTCGACACTATGATCTACGATAGGAAAACCGTTGAACGAATTGCAAGAACAGCTTTTAAAATTGCAAGAAGTCGAAGGAAAAAAGTAACCTCTGTCGACAAGGCGAACGTTCTTTACAGCTCTATGTTATGGAGAAAGGTGGTAAGTGAAGTGGCTGTAGAATATCCAGATGTTGAGCTCTCTCATATGTATGTTGACAATGCAGCTATGCAGCTCGTTTTGAAACCGTCCCAGTTCGATGTGATTCTCACGACCAACATGTTCGGTGACATAATTTCGGATGAAAGCGCGGCTCTTCCAGGATCACTTGGTCTTTTACCGTCTGCATCTTTTGGAGACAAAAATCTTTATGAACCTGCAGGAGGATCGGCTCCTGACATAGCCGGTAAAAACGTTGCCAATCCTATTGCTCAAATTCTCTCGCTTGCGATGATGTTGGAATACTCGTTCGGTATGGCTGAAGTAGCAAGAAAAATAGAGAGAGCAGTGGAGATGGTGATAGACGAAGGGTACAGAACGAAAGATATAGCAGACGATCCAGAAAAAGCAGTTTCTACTTCTCGGATGGGAGATCTCATATGCAGAAAACTCGAAGAGATATGGTAA